A genomic segment from Pseudomonas sessilinigenes encodes:
- a CDS encoding TetR/AcrR family transcriptional regulator, whose product MRYSAGHKQETRERLLQSSAGQAKNEGFSTVGVDALMKAIGLSGGAFYSHFASKDELFGSIVERELKQSLERLGGHGQHDQEKLQRCLQQYLSMAHLQQPAAGCAIPALGAEISRGGVEVRQQSENLICRLHQAWAQTLGSESLAWSILSQCVGALVVARMLVSPDIQQQILASSHEQILKQLQ is encoded by the coding sequence ATGCGCTATTCAGCCGGTCACAAGCAGGAAACCCGGGAGCGTTTGCTGCAAAGCAGCGCAGGCCAGGCCAAGAATGAAGGGTTTTCCACCGTGGGCGTCGATGCCTTGATGAAAGCCATTGGCCTGAGCGGTGGGGCGTTCTATAGCCATTTCGCTTCCAAGGACGAGCTATTTGGTTCGATTGTCGAGCGTGAGTTGAAGCAGAGCCTGGAGCGCTTGGGTGGGCATGGGCAGCACGATCAGGAGAAGTTGCAGCGTTGCCTGCAGCAGTACTTGAGTATGGCGCACTTGCAGCAACCAGCAGCTGGTTGTGCCATTCCTGCCCTGGGGGCGGAGATTTCCCGGGGCGGTGTCGAGGTGCGGCAACAGTCCGAGAATCTGATCTGTCGCTTGCATCAGGCTTGGGCGCAAACGCTGGGGAGCGAAAGCCTGGCCTGGTCGATACTGTCACAGTGTGTAGGAGCGCTGGTGGTGGCGCGGATGCTCGTTAGTCCGGATATCCAGCAGCAGATCCTGGCGTCCAGCCACGAACAGATTCTCAAGCAACTGCAGTAG
- the rhtA gene encoding threonine/homoserine exporter RhtA, protein MNDQPRSLASTLFPVGLLLIAMASIQSGASLAKSMFPIVGAQGTTALRLVFASIIMLLLLKPWRAKFTAKTLRSVLVYGMALGGMNFLFYMSLRSVPLGIAVALEFTGPLAVALYASRKALDFVWIALAIIGLLLLIPTGATETPIDLVGAGYALGAGVCWALYILFGQKAGAEHGVQTAALGVLIAALFVAPIGIVHAGTALLTPALIPVALGVAILSTALPYSLEMVALTRIPARTFGTLMSIEPAFGALSGLLFLHEYLSLAQWTAIACIIFASVGATMTMRRESKPLVAAD, encoded by the coding sequence ATGAATGACCAACCCCGCAGTCTTGCCTCGACCCTGTTTCCGGTTGGCCTGCTACTTATCGCCATGGCTTCGATCCAATCGGGAGCCTCCCTGGCCAAAAGCATGTTCCCCATTGTGGGCGCCCAGGGGACGACAGCGCTTCGACTGGTGTTCGCCAGCATCATCATGCTTCTGCTACTAAAGCCCTGGCGCGCCAAATTCACCGCCAAGACACTACGTTCGGTCCTGGTCTACGGCATGGCCCTGGGCGGAATGAACTTCCTCTTCTATATGTCGTTGAGAAGCGTGCCACTGGGAATCGCCGTCGCCCTGGAGTTCACGGGACCATTGGCTGTTGCCCTCTATGCGTCACGCAAGGCACTCGACTTTGTCTGGATCGCCTTGGCTATCATCGGATTACTCCTGCTGATACCGACTGGAGCCACCGAGACTCCCATCGATCTGGTCGGGGCCGGTTACGCCCTGGGGGCTGGTGTCTGCTGGGCGCTGTATATCCTGTTTGGGCAAAAAGCCGGCGCCGAGCACGGAGTCCAGACCGCAGCGCTGGGTGTACTGATTGCTGCCTTGTTCGTGGCCCCTATCGGTATTGTTCACGCAGGCACTGCCCTGCTCACACCTGCACTGATTCCCGTAGCGCTGGGCGTCGCCATCCTGTCCACCGCCCTCCCCTACAGCTTGGAGATGGTTGCCCTGACACGCATACCAGCCCGAACCTTTGGCACCCTGATGAGTATCGAACCTGCTTTCGGCGCACTCTCTGGCCTATTGTTCCTGCATGAGTACCTATCCCTGGCGCAGTGGACCGCCATTGCCTGCATCATCTTCGCTTCCGTAGGAGCAACCATGACCATGCGCCGTGAGTCCAAACCATTAGTTGCAGCTGATTGA
- a CDS encoding SDR family oxidoreductase yields the protein MTTTLNKKVVLVVGAGDATGGAIAKRFAAEGFITCLTRRNADKLQPLVQSIQHAGGQAHGFACDARKEEEVIALIEQIETQIGPIEAFVFNIGANVPCSILEETARKYFKIWEMACFSGFLNAREVAKRMVTRKRGTILFTGATAGVRGAAGFAAFAGAKHGIRALAQSMARELGPMNIHVAHIIVDGAIDTDFIRTSFPEKYALKDQDGILDPVHIAENYWYLHNQPRDAWTFELDLRPWNERW from the coding sequence ATGACTACAACCTTGAACAAGAAAGTCGTACTGGTGGTCGGTGCCGGCGATGCCACAGGAGGTGCCATTGCCAAACGTTTCGCCGCAGAAGGTTTTATCACCTGCCTCACTCGACGCAACGCGGACAAACTGCAGCCCCTGGTGCAAAGCATCCAGCATGCCGGAGGCCAGGCCCATGGCTTTGCCTGCGACGCCCGCAAGGAAGAGGAAGTGATCGCCTTGATCGAACAGATCGAAACCCAGATCGGCCCGATCGAAGCATTCGTTTTCAATATCGGCGCCAATGTGCCCTGCAGCATCCTTGAAGAAACCGCGCGCAAGTATTTCAAAATCTGGGAAATGGCCTGTTTTTCAGGTTTTCTCAATGCCCGCGAAGTGGCCAAGCGCATGGTCACTCGCAAACGCGGCACCATCCTGTTCACCGGTGCCACGGCAGGTGTTCGTGGCGCTGCGGGCTTTGCCGCCTTCGCCGGAGCCAAGCACGGCATCCGCGCCCTGGCCCAGAGCATGGCCCGGGAACTGGGCCCAATGAACATCCACGTCGCCCATATCATCGTCGACGGCGCCATCGATACCGACTTCATCCGTACCAGCTTTCCCGAGAAATACGCACTCAAGGACCAGGACGGCATCCTCGATCCCGTACACATCGCCGAGAACTACTGGTACCTGCACAATCAACCACGAGATGCCTGGACCTTCGAACTGGACCTGCGCCCCTGGAACGAGCGCTGGTAA
- a CDS encoding acyl-CoA dehydrogenase family protein, with protein MTATPQSALLSPQQTARQLAAEFALTAVERDERGGTPKAERDALRHSGLLALSIPRQFGGLGASWSETLGVVREFARVDSSIAHVFGFHHLMLATVRLFALPEQWQPWFEQTARKNWFWGNALNPLDTRTVVRNLGGWREFSGKKSFCSGASDSEMLIASAVDESNGGKLLIAAIPSGRSGITLHNDWNNIGQRQTDSGSATFERVRVEESELLLDPGPLSTPFACLRPLIAQLTFTHMFLGIAEGAFAEARQYTLGETRVWHRSSARDVRQDPYILSHYGEFWVALEGIRLLVERAATLLDQAWAKGAKLSAEERGHLATAIATAKVAASRQGLELCSRLFEVTGARSTHASLGLDRHWRNLRTQTLHDPLDYKLHELGDWSLNQALPTPTFYS; from the coding sequence GTGACTGCCACACCGCAAAGCGCCCTGTTGTCCCCCCAGCAAACCGCCCGCCAGCTGGCCGCCGAGTTTGCCCTGACCGCCGTCGAACGTGATGAGCGCGGCGGCACCCCCAAGGCCGAGCGTGATGCCCTGCGCCACAGCGGCCTGCTGGCCCTGAGCATTCCCCGCCAGTTCGGTGGGCTCGGTGCCTCCTGGAGCGAAACCCTGGGAGTCGTCCGCGAATTCGCCAGGGTCGACAGTTCCATCGCCCATGTCTTCGGTTTCCATCACCTGATGCTGGCTACCGTGCGCCTGTTCGCCCTGCCCGAGCAGTGGCAACCCTGGTTCGAACAGACGGCACGCAAGAACTGGTTCTGGGGCAATGCCCTGAATCCGCTGGATACCCGCACGGTGGTCAGGAACCTGGGGGGCTGGCGCGAGTTCTCCGGCAAAAAAAGCTTCTGCTCCGGGGCCAGCGATTCGGAAATGCTAATCGCCTCGGCGGTGGACGAAAGCAACGGCGGCAAGTTGCTCATCGCCGCCATTCCCAGCGGCCGCAGCGGCATCACCCTGCACAACGACTGGAACAACATCGGCCAGCGCCAGACCGATAGCGGCAGCGCCACCTTCGAGCGGGTCAGGGTCGAGGAGTCGGAGTTGCTGCTGGACCCGGGCCCTCTGAGCACACCATTCGCCTGCCTGCGTCCACTGATCGCCCAGCTGACCTTCACCCATATGTTCCTTGGGATCGCCGAGGGCGCATTCGCCGAAGCCCGGCAATACACCCTCGGCGAAACCCGGGTCTGGCATCGCTCCAGCGCCCGGGACGTGCGCCAGGACCCTTACATCCTCAGCCACTACGGCGAGTTCTGGGTGGCCCTGGAAGGCATACGCCTGCTGGTGGAGCGCGCCGCGACCCTGCTCGACCAGGCCTGGGCCAAGGGCGCCAAGCTCAGCGCCGAAGAGCGTGGGCACCTGGCCACGGCGATTGCCACCGCCAAGGTCGCCGCCAGCCGCCAGGGCCTGGAGCTGTGCAGCCGATTGTTCGAAGTCACCGGGGCACGCTCGACCCACGCCTCCCTGGGCCTGGACCGACACTGGCGCAACCTGCGCACCCAGACCCTGCACGACCCGCTGGACTACAAACTCCACGAACTGGGGGACTGGTCGCTGAACCAGGCGCTGCCGACCCCGACCTTCTATTCCTAG
- the msuE gene encoding FMN reductase — protein sequence MSRPLNVVALSGGTWRPSRTLVLTQALLAELSAQLPIDSHLIELGDIARPVGAALSRQELPDEVEAQLQAIENADLLIVAAPVYRGSYPGLLKHLFDLIDLNALVDTPVLLAATGGSERHALVLDHQLRPLFSFFQALTLPIGVYATEADFSDYRITSELLQARIRLAAERAAPLFTAHSDKLLKIA from the coding sequence ATGTCCCGTCCCTTGAATGTCGTCGCGCTCTCCGGTGGAACCTGGCGTCCATCGCGGACCCTGGTCCTGACCCAGGCCTTGCTGGCCGAGCTCTCAGCCCAACTGCCCATCGACAGTCACCTGATCGAACTGGGCGACATTGCCCGGCCAGTCGGTGCGGCCTTGTCCCGCCAGGAACTGCCGGACGAGGTCGAGGCGCAACTGCAGGCCATCGAGAACGCCGACCTGCTGATCGTCGCCGCACCGGTGTATCGCGGGTCCTATCCGGGCCTGCTCAAGCACCTGTTCGACCTGATCGACCTCAACGCCCTGGTGGACACGCCGGTATTGCTGGCCGCTACGGGTGGTAGCGAGCGGCATGCCCTGGTCCTGGACCACCAGTTGCGCCCACTGTTCAGCTTCTTCCAGGCCCTGACCTTACCGATTGGCGTATACGCCACCGAGGCTGATTTCAGTGACTACCGAATCACCAGTGAGCTGCTGCAGGCGCGCATCCGCCTCGCCGCCGAACGAGCTGCACCGCTGTTTACCGCCCACTCGGACAAACTGTTGAAAATCGCCTGA
- a CDS encoding sigma-54 interaction domain-containing protein, translating into MQLLTLPPSPALATSIRATAQVFEDPKSQALLAHLQQVAPSEASVLIIGETGTGKELVARHIHNLSARRHRPFVAVNCGAFSESLVEAELFGHEKGAFTGALSAKAGWFEEADGGTLFLDEIGDLPMAIQVKLLRVLQEREVVRLGSRKSIPIDVRVLAATNVQLEKAINAGNFREDLYYRLDVVNLELSPLRERPGDILPLTRHFIEAYSQRLGYGSISISPEAEHKLKHYSWPGNIRELENVIHHTLLICRDGIIAQGDLRLSNMRIERADDSYPGLDDSAEGLLERAFQKLFAEQAGALHEKVEDALLRAAYRFSHYNQVHTANLLGLSRNVTRTRLIKIGELAVNKRRPIDAPSERTLQLSI; encoded by the coding sequence ATGCAGCTACTGACCCTGCCCCCCTCGCCCGCCCTGGCGACTTCGATCCGTGCTACCGCCCAGGTATTCGAAGACCCGAAATCCCAGGCCCTGCTGGCACACCTGCAACAGGTGGCGCCGAGTGAGGCCAGCGTGCTGATCATTGGTGAGACCGGGACCGGCAAGGAACTGGTGGCACGGCATATCCACAACCTCAGCGCCCGCCGCCATCGTCCCTTCGTAGCGGTGAACTGCGGGGCCTTCTCGGAATCCCTGGTGGAGGCCGAGTTGTTCGGCCATGAAAAAGGTGCCTTCACCGGGGCCCTCAGTGCCAAGGCCGGCTGGTTCGAGGAGGCCGATGGCGGCACCCTGTTCCTGGATGAAATCGGGGACCTGCCCATGGCTATCCAGGTCAAGCTGCTGCGGGTCCTGCAGGAACGTGAAGTGGTGCGCCTGGGCTCGCGCAAGAGCATCCCGATCGACGTCCGGGTCTTGGCTGCCACCAACGTACAACTGGAAAAGGCCATCAACGCCGGAAATTTCCGTGAAGACCTGTACTACCGCCTGGATGTGGTCAATCTGGAGTTGAGCCCGCTGCGCGAGCGCCCTGGCGATATCCTGCCGCTGACCCGGCATTTCATCGAGGCCTACAGCCAGCGCCTGGGCTACGGCAGCATCAGCATCAGCCCGGAGGCCGAACACAAGCTCAAGCACTACAGCTGGCCAGGCAATATCCGCGAGCTGGAAAACGTCATTCACCACACCCTGCTGATCTGCCGCGACGGCATCATCGCCCAGGGTGACCTGCGCCTGTCGAACATGCGTATCGAGCGCGCCGACGACAGCTACCCTGGGCTTGACGATTCGGCCGAGGGCTTGCTGGAACGGGCCTTCCAGAAACTCTTCGCGGAACAGGCCGGTGCCCTGCATGAAAAGGTCGAGGATGCCCTCTTGCGTGCAGCCTATCGTTTCAGCCACTACAACCAGGTGCATACCGCCAACCTGCTGGGCCTGAGCCGCAATGTAACCCGCACTCGGCTGATCAAGATCGGAGAGCTGGCAGTGAACAAGCGTCGCCCGATAGATGCCCCCAGCGAACGCACCCTGCAGCTGTCGATCTAG
- a CDS encoding 2-hydroxychromene-2-carboxylate isomerase has product MSKTVEFFFDLGSPTAYLAYTQLPRICAETGSQLTYQPMLLGGIFKTTGNASPISIPAKGRYMLHDLARFARRYEVELEFNPHFPINTLLLMRAVTGVQMHLPERFVEFIDCLFRALWVEQRNLNDAVVITQVLERAGFDPQQVLDLSNDEEVKARLKDNTDLALKRGVFGAPSMFVGDELFFGQDRLDFVREALERH; this is encoded by the coding sequence ATGAGCAAAACCGTGGAGTTCTTCTTCGACCTGGGCAGTCCGACCGCCTACCTGGCCTACACCCAGTTACCCAGAATCTGTGCCGAGACCGGCAGCCAGCTGACGTACCAACCCATGCTGCTCGGCGGCATATTCAAGACCACCGGCAATGCCTCGCCCATCAGCATTCCTGCCAAGGGCCGCTACATGCTGCATGATCTGGCGCGCTTCGCTCGACGCTATGAGGTCGAGCTTGAATTCAATCCGCATTTCCCCATCAACACCTTGCTGCTGATGCGTGCGGTGACCGGTGTCCAGATGCATCTGCCTGAGCGCTTCGTCGAGTTCATCGACTGCCTGTTCCGCGCACTCTGGGTCGAACAGCGCAACCTCAACGATGCCGTCGTCATCACCCAGGTCCTGGAGCGAGCCGGCTTCGATCCACAGCAAGTCCTCGACCTGAGCAATGACGAAGAGGTCAAGGCCCGGCTCAAGGACAACACCGATCTGGCATTGAAACGAGGGGTGTTCGGTGCCCCCAGCATGTTCGTGGGTGACGAGCTGTTTTTTGGCCAGGACCGCCTGGATTTTGTCCGCGAGGCTCTCGAGCGACATTGA
- the ssuD gene encoding FMNH2-dependent alkanesulfonate monooxygenase → MDVFWFLPTHGDGHFLGTTQGARPVTLNYLKQVAQAADTLGYHGVLIPTGRSCEDSWVIASALVPLTERLRYLVAIRPGIISPTVSARMAATLDRLSNGRLLINVVTGGDPDENRGDGSFLSHSERYEVTDEFLHIWRRVLQGEAVDFQGKHLQVENAKALYPPVQKPYPPLYFGGSSEAAHELAADQVDVYLTWGEPPAAVAQKLADVRERAARKGRRVKFGIRLHVIVRETEEQAWKDADRLIEHISDETIAAAQQSFSRFDSEGQRRMAALHGGRRDRLQVAPNLWAGVGLVRGGAGTALVGNPQQVAERIKEYADLGIDSFIFSGYPHLEEAYRFAELVFPLLPEPYASLAGRGVTNLTGPFGEMIANDVLPNHA, encoded by the coding sequence ATGGATGTGTTCTGGTTTCTCCCGACCCACGGCGATGGTCATTTCCTGGGCACCACCCAGGGGGCTCGTCCGGTCACCCTCAATTACCTCAAGCAGGTGGCCCAGGCCGCAGACACCCTGGGCTATCACGGCGTGCTGATTCCCACCGGGCGCTCCTGTGAAGACTCCTGGGTCATTGCCTCGGCCCTGGTGCCATTGACCGAGCGCCTGCGTTATCTGGTAGCGATCCGCCCCGGAATCATCTCCCCAACAGTATCGGCACGCATGGCCGCGACCCTTGATCGCCTGTCCAACGGTCGCCTGCTGATCAACGTGGTGACCGGCGGCGATCCCGACGAGAACCGTGGCGATGGTAGCTTCCTCAGCCACAGCGAACGCTATGAAGTCACCGACGAATTCCTGCACATCTGGCGTCGGGTCCTGCAAGGCGAGGCCGTGGATTTCCAGGGCAAGCACCTGCAGGTAGAAAATGCCAAGGCCCTCTATCCCCCGGTGCAAAAACCCTACCCACCGTTGTATTTCGGCGGTTCTTCCGAGGCTGCCCATGAACTGGCCGCCGACCAGGTGGATGTCTACCTGACCTGGGGCGAGCCGCCGGCCGCAGTGGCACAGAAGCTCGCCGACGTGCGTGAGCGCGCAGCCCGCAAGGGCCGTCGGGTGAAGTTCGGGATCCGCCTGCACGTCATCGTGCGCGAAACCGAGGAACAGGCCTGGAAGGATGCCGACCGCCTGATCGAGCACATCAGTGATGAAACCATCGCCGCGGCCCAACAATCTTTCTCGCGCTTCGACTCCGAAGGCCAGCGGCGCATGGCCGCCTTGCATGGCGGGCGCCGTGACCGATTGCAGGTCGCACCCAACCTCTGGGCCGGGGTTGGCCTGGTACGCGGTGGTGCCGGCACGGCCCTGGTGGGCAACCCACAACAGGTGGCCGAACGCATCAAGGAATACGCAGACCTGGGAATCGACAGTTTCATCTTCTCCGGCTACCCGCACCTGGAGGAGGCCTATCGCTTCGCCGAACTGGTATTCCCGCTGCTGCCGGAACCCTACGCCAGCCTGGCCGGTCGCGGTGTCACCAACCTGACCGGGCCGTTCGGCGAAATGATCGCCAATGACGTACTGCCCAACCACGCCTGA
- a CDS encoding LysE family translocator, whose protein sequence is MSLSPDLLLAFALFALVTSITPGPNNTMLLASGVNFGFGRSIPHILGISCGFFVLVLAVGLGLGAVFQAYPLLYGVLRYVGAAYLLYLAWRIARSGPMSDEQQGQGQPLGYWGAAAFQWVNPKAWVMAVGAISTYTPLQGYFTNVLVIAAVFALINAPTVSLWAACGSLLRNVLRNPRWLRLFNLGMAVLLVLSLAPLLVDSLC, encoded by the coding sequence ATGTCCCTTTCGCCCGACCTGCTGTTGGCGTTCGCCCTGTTTGCCCTGGTTACCTCGATTACTCCCGGGCCCAACAACACCATGCTGTTGGCGTCAGGGGTGAACTTCGGTTTCGGCCGCTCGATCCCGCATATTCTCGGCATCAGCTGTGGTTTTTTCGTGCTGGTGCTGGCGGTCGGCCTGGGGTTGGGCGCGGTGTTCCAGGCTTACCCACTGTTATATGGCGTGCTGCGTTATGTCGGTGCGGCCTACCTGTTGTACCTGGCATGGCGGATCGCTCGTTCAGGTCCCATGTCCGATGAGCAACAGGGGCAGGGCCAGCCCTTGGGATATTGGGGAGCAGCGGCTTTCCAGTGGGTCAATCCCAAGGCCTGGGTGATGGCCGTGGGCGCTATCAGCACCTATACCCCGTTGCAAGGCTACTTCACCAATGTGCTGGTGATTGCTGCGGTGTTCGCCCTGATCAATGCGCCGACGGTCAGTCTTTGGGCGGCCTGTGGCAGCCTGCTACGCAATGTGTTGCGCAATCCGCGCTGGCTACGCCTGTTCAATCTGGGGATGGCGGTGCTGTTGGTGCTGTCCCTGGCGCCACTGCTCGTTGACAGCCTTTGTTAA
- a CDS encoding aminopeptidase P family protein — MSTQPSTNAGVPQRLAHVRQLMSREGIHALLVPSADPHLSEYLPGYWQGRQWLSGFHGSVGTLIVTADFAGVWADSRYWEQASKELKGSGIELVKLQPGQPGPLDWLAQQTPAGGVVAVDGAVMALASARTLGDKLAERGARLRTDIDLLQEAWSDRPALPDQPVYQHLPPQATQSRVEKLAMLREALKERGADWHFIATLDDIAWLFNLRGADVSFNPVFVSFALISQQQATLFVALDKVDAQLRAVLEADGVSLRDYSQVAAALRTVPGDVSLQIDPARVTVGLLEHLDPQVRLVEGLNPTTLAKSRKSLADAEHIRQAMEQDGAALCEFFAWLDGALGHERITELTIDERLTAARERRSGYVSLSFNTIAAFNANGAMPHYHATAEEHAVIEGDGLLLIDSGGQYLGGTTDITRMVPIGTPSTEQKRDCTRVLKGVIALSRARFPKGILSPLLDAIARAPIWADGVDYGHGTGHGVGYFLNVHEGPQVIAYQAAPAPQTAMQPGMITSIEPGTYRPGQWGVRIENLVLNREAGSTEFGEFLTFETLTLCPIDTRCLEPALLTQDERDWFNAYHDQVRQRLSPLLQGAALEWLQVRTAAI; from the coding sequence ATGAGTACGCAGCCTTCGACCAACGCAGGGGTTCCCCAGCGCCTGGCGCACGTTCGCCAACTGATGAGCCGTGAAGGCATCCATGCCTTGCTGGTGCCTTCAGCCGACCCGCACTTGTCGGAGTACCTGCCGGGTTATTGGCAAGGGCGCCAATGGTTGTCGGGTTTCCACGGTTCGGTCGGCACCCTGATCGTGACTGCGGATTTCGCGGGTGTCTGGGCCGATAGCCGGTACTGGGAACAAGCCAGCAAGGAGCTCAAGGGCAGTGGCATCGAGTTGGTGAAGCTGCAGCCAGGCCAGCCCGGCCCCCTGGATTGGTTGGCGCAGCAGACGCCGGCCGGTGGCGTGGTGGCGGTGGATGGTGCGGTCATGGCGCTGGCCTCGGCCCGTACCCTGGGCGACAAGCTGGCAGAGCGCGGAGCCAGGTTGCGTACTGATATCGACTTGCTCCAGGAGGCCTGGAGCGATCGTCCGGCCTTGCCCGACCAGCCGGTCTACCAGCACCTGCCGCCCCAGGCCACGCAAAGCCGGGTGGAAAAACTCGCCATGCTGCGCGAGGCGTTGAAGGAGCGGGGAGCGGACTGGCATTTCATCGCCACCCTGGATGACATCGCCTGGCTGTTCAACTTGCGTGGCGCTGATGTGTCCTTCAACCCGGTATTCGTTTCCTTCGCCCTGATCAGCCAACAGCAGGCCACCCTGTTCGTGGCCCTGGACAAGGTCGATGCGCAGCTGCGTGCGGTGCTTGAAGCCGATGGCGTCAGCCTGCGTGATTATTCGCAAGTGGCGGCGGCGCTGCGTACGGTGCCTGGTGATGTGAGCCTGCAGATCGATCCGGCACGGGTCACGGTGGGGCTGCTGGAGCACCTCGATCCGCAGGTGCGGCTGGTCGAAGGGCTCAATCCCACGACCCTGGCCAAGTCACGCAAGAGCCTGGCCGATGCCGAGCATATTCGCCAGGCCATGGAGCAGGACGGTGCGGCGCTGTGCGAGTTCTTCGCCTGGTTGGACGGTGCCCTGGGTCATGAACGTATCACCGAGCTGACCATCGACGAACGCCTGACGGCAGCCCGTGAACGGCGTTCGGGTTATGTGTCGTTGAGCTTCAACACCATCGCGGCGTTCAATGCCAATGGTGCGATGCCGCATTATCACGCCACTGCCGAGGAGCACGCGGTGATCGAGGGAGATGGCCTGCTGCTGATCGATTCCGGCGGCCAGTACCTGGGGGGCACTACCGATATCACCCGTATGGTGCCGATCGGTACGCCAAGCACCGAGCAGAAGCGTGACTGCACCCGTGTGCTCAAGGGGGTCATCGCCTTGTCTCGAGCCCGGTTCCCCAAGGGGATCCTCTCGCCACTGCTGGATGCCATTGCCCGTGCGCCAATCTGGGCCGACGGCGTGGATTACGGACACGGCACTGGGCACGGGGTCGGTTATTTCCTCAATGTCCATGAAGGTCCGCAGGTTATCGCCTATCAGGCTGCACCGGCGCCGCAGACTGCAATGCAGCCGGGGATGATCACGTCCATCGAGCCTGGGACATATCGACCAGGGCAGTGGGGGGTACGCATCGAAAACCTGGTGCTGAACCGCGAGGCGGGGAGTACCGAGTTCGGTGAGTTCCTGACGTTCGAAACCCTGACCCTGTGCCCGATCGACACTCGCTGCCTGGAGCCTGCGCTGCTCACCCAGGATGAGCGTGATTGGTTCAACGCCTATCATGACCAGGTACGCCAGCGCTTGAGCCCCTTGTTGCAAGGGGCGGCGCTGGAGTGGTTGCAGGTTCGTACGGCGGCGATCTGA
- a CDS encoding cysteine desulfurase family protein has translation MNARPLYFDYAATTPVDERVIQVMLQCLGFDANFGNPASSSHAFGQQARRSVEHARQQVAQMVGAQPEQIVWTSGATESNNLALKGVMQARGLAGGHVITSQIEHKAVLDTARQLEDSGVAVTYLAPDADGLITPQAVSEAMGDDTVLVSLMLVNNELGTINDIPAIGRAVRERGALLHVDAAQGAGKVAIDLAHWPVDLMSFSAHKLYGPKGIGALYVGSRARQHVQAQIHGGGHEGGLRSGTLATHQIAAMGAAFELAGQAWEEEAAKIVSLRQRLLEQLADVPGLRLNGSAASRIPHTLSLTFDEGEFDAAALSASMAFSSTSACNSASNAPSHVLLALGLDARQAGRTIRLSLGRFTTEQDVDRAVQLIKTTTSSAPAFWVGANT, from the coding sequence ATGAACGCACGTCCTCTTTATTTCGACTATGCCGCCACCACGCCGGTGGATGAGCGAGTCATCCAGGTGATGCTCCAGTGTCTGGGCTTCGACGCCAATTTCGGTAATCCGGCTTCCAGCTCCCATGCCTTCGGCCAGCAGGCGCGCCGCAGTGTCGAGCACGCCCGGCAGCAGGTGGCGCAAATGGTCGGTGCGCAACCGGAGCAGATCGTCTGGACCTCGGGTGCGACCGAGTCCAATAACCTGGCGCTCAAGGGTGTGATGCAGGCGCGTGGCCTGGCCGGTGGCCATGTCATCACCAGTCAGATCGAACATAAGGCCGTGCTCGATACGGCCCGGCAACTGGAGGACAGTGGGGTAGCGGTGACCTACCTGGCCCCTGATGCCGATGGACTGATCACCCCCCAGGCTGTGAGTGAGGCCATGGGGGACGATACCGTCCTGGTGTCGCTGATGCTGGTCAACAATGAACTGGGCACGATCAATGACATTCCGGCGATTGGCCGGGCGGTCCGCGAGCGGGGGGCCTTGCTCCATGTGGATGCCGCCCAGGGTGCGGGCAAGGTCGCCATCGATCTTGCCCATTGGCCGGTGGACCTGATGTCGTTTTCCGCTCACAAGCTCTATGGCCCCAAAGGGATCGGTGCGCTGTATGTCGGCTCTCGCGCCCGCCAGCACGTGCAGGCGCAGATCCATGGTGGCGGGCATGAGGGCGGTTTGCGCTCCGGGACACTGGCCACCCACCAGATTGCCGCCATGGGTGCGGCCTTTGAGTTGGCTGGCCAGGCCTGGGAGGAGGAGGCCGCGAAGATCGTCTCCTTGCGCCAGCGACTGCTGGAGCAATTGGCTGATGTCCCTGGCCTGCGCTTGAATGGCAGTGCTGCTTCGCGCATTCCCCATACCCTGAGCCTGACCTTCGATGAAGGTGAGTTCGATGCGGCTGCATTGAGCGCATCCATGGCGTTTTCCTCTACCTCCGCCTGCAATTCGGCAAGCAATGCACCCTCTCATGTGCTGTTGGCGCTGGGGCTCGATGCCCGACAGGCTGGCAGGACCATCCGCTTGAGCCTGGGGCGGTTCACCACCGAGCAGGATGTGGATCGCGCGGTACAACTGATCAAGACGACAACCTCCAGCGCTCCGGCATTCTGGGTCGGGGCCAATACCTGA